TTTTTGTTACCGtcgaaagagggttttttttcctcaaaaagtcATGGTTTAGTGTTTACTTTGCTACTGTGGCTGCTTCATTTCATATGAGAGTGACTGTATATTTGACATTTTAAAATCTCTATCCATcttttaggatattttttttcgtaaatatttCAGTTTTGACTTGGTGTGGTTGTTTCGAAAATTTTACTGTTGGATAGTAGTACTTACAGATTGGATTGCAGTTCTACGTCATCACCATTGTTCCATACCCATTTCGAATTGATTTTCTGAGCTCCAACAAAGTAAGTCCATCCTCCAACTGTTTCCTCTGAGGGTAAAATGAATACATGTCATGTTAACTACAGACAGTAAATACATAACTTCAAACTAATTTCATACAAATCATTAAGACACTTAATCTAAATATTTCAACTGAGGCTGAGATATGAATAGTTTAGTTGTTTATTGCTTCGTACAGAATAAGTCCCGAAGCAAAGAGTTGCATTACAGTAGAAGAACAAGGAAATCTACCTGGATATTTCTCATCGATGAACCTGGACAGCAGCTGAAGCTTTTCATGGCTGTTAATGACAGCCAGATCGCCCCCGGCTTCTCCGCACTTGGCCCGGGCGTCGTTCCACACCAGGGACTCGCCCGGGCCGTTCTTTGGGGCAGCGACGACCACCAGCATGCACCAGCGATTTCCAAAGGTCTTGTAGGGCGCGGGGCAGCCTGGGGCAGCGAGAAGTGGAAAACTCATTATTGGAAGGAAAACTGGGTAGGCGGTATTACAATGAGAATGGGTATggagggtctgtgtgtgtgtgtgtgtgtgtgtgtgtgtgtgtgtgtgtgtgtgtgtgtgtgtgtgtgtgtgtgtgtgtgtgtgtgtgtgtgtgtgcttgtttgtgtgtgtgtgtgtgcaagtagatATTTACAATTACGTGAGCATTCATACGTACCACACGTACTTCCagacataatgacaataatgactgaTCCCATACTACACATTTACTTTGAATACAGCGTAATGAGCAAGCCGAGCACAAACTCACCATGGCAGAGCGCCGCTTGGAGGCTGACCCCCACCAGGAGCAGCAGGACAGACGAAGGCGAAGTCATGGTCATTCAAGTATTTATCCGAAGTTTGAGACTCGCTCCCGACGGAGGCAGTGTGAACGCCGAGGGAATCGCCGAGGCTTATATACCCGGCCGGATTGGTtatcttgatgttttttttcttttgttgaacCTGTTTTGGTTTCAATAAGAAGACTCGTTGCAAAATGATAACAGTCCGGCATCGCGTTCGATTTCAAATGCACGCGTATGCTAAATGatccgttttctttaattttataacCTTATCCTCTttacaactttattttttttgtaattaatcgCGAAAACAAGACTCAAAACAAACTTGTAAACTGGAAACCAAAGGGAAACTGAGTCCATTACGCTCTCACGATGGTCGACAGCCGCTTTAGCTAATATAGAATTCTCACCTTTACAGAACACCCGAGGTTGTTACAGTTTCCACCGCAAGATGTCACCGTAGGGCTTCTCCGAGAATAACttcacattagaaaaaaaaaaaaaaatcagttcttgGAAGTTTCCGCAAGCCACTCTTGCCAGATGACGATCGCGTAATCTCTAGGAAAATTTTTATTCTGCCTTTCtgtatctcgttttttttctcgtttttttctaaaAGAATGACATTGGATGCTTGGCGGTTGGGTTAGCAGCTTCCCTTCCTCATGTGTGACACATACAGTCGAaatgattttgtttgtgtgtctgtttgtttatatatatatatatatatatatatatatatatatatatatatattatatatacatatatataatatatatatatatatatatatatatatatatatatatatatatatatatatatgcgcgtgtgtgaaagtgtgtgtgtgtgtgtgtgtgtgtgtgtgtggtgtgtgtatgtgtgtgtgtgtgtgtgtgtgtgtgtgtgtgtgtgtgtgtgtgtgtgtgtgtgtgtgtgtgtgtaagtgtatgtacatgtgtgtgtgtgtgtgtgtgtgtgtgtgtgtgtgtgtgtgtgtgtggttggtgtggttacaatatatatatatatatatatatataatatatatatatatatatatatatatatacatatacatatgtttgtgtacatatattatatatatatatatatatatatatatatatatatatattaatatatatctataatatgttatatgtatctgtgtgtgtgtgtgtgtgtgtgtgtggtgtgtgtgtgtgtgtgtatgtatatgtgtggtatgtgtgtatgtgcatgtgtgtgctgtgtgtgtgtgttgtgtgtgtgttgtgtggtgtgtatgtgtgtgtgtgtgtgtatgtgtacacatatgtatatatatgcatatatatacatatatatacaaatatgtatatatatattatatatatatatatatatatatatatgtatatatatatatatatatatatatatatatataatggccacacacacacacaccacaacacacacacacacacacacacacacacacacacacacacacacacacacacacacacacatatatatatatatatatatatatatatatatatatatatatatatatatatatattatatatatatataatatatatatatatatataatatatatatataaatgaacatatgtgtatacatatatatacatatacatgcacacacacacacacacacacacacacacacacacacacacacacacacacacacatacatatgcacatacacacatacacacacatatacatacacacaccacacacaaacacaaaccacacacaccacacacacacacaaacaccacacacacacacacacagatacatatatatatatatatatatatatatatatatatatatatatatatattatatatatatatatatatgtatgtgtgtgtatatatatattatatatatatatatatatatatatatatatatatatataaatatatgtatatatatatatctttttttaacggtaggttcaggtgtgagccaccgtggtcacagcatgatacttaattgtagttttcaagttgtgatgctcttggagtgagtaggtggtagggtccccagttcctttccacggagagtgccggtggtaccgtcgtaacagtcttgagtccgatgctctaaccactcggccaccgtggccatgattttcttggcaatttagagcggtggtttgccgatgccttccgcccggtgtttttatcgagtcaccatctctatttacccggttctgggaccggcaccgacttgggctggcttgcccacccagtggccaggtaggcaatggaggtgaagtaccttgcccaagggaacaacgcgccggctgctgactcgaaccctcgaactcagattgccgtcgtgacagtcttgagtccgatgctctaaccactgtatatatatgtgtgt
This window of the Penaeus monodon isolate SGIC_2016 chromosome 39, NSTDA_Pmon_1, whole genome shotgun sequence genome carries:
- the LOC119597384 gene encoding uncharacterized protein LOC119597384 codes for the protein MTMTSPSSVLLLLVGVSLQAALCHGCPAPYKTFGNRWCMLVVVAAPKNGPGESLVWNDARAKCGEAGGDLAVINSHEKLQLLSRFIDEKYPEETVGGWTYFVGAQKINSKWVWNNGDDVELQSNLWVPSHPAPQYEVSMLVPIDQTHGRRYVISNAHPTRAPGYICERF